The Moraxella haemolytica genome window below encodes:
- a CDS encoding aminoacyl-histidine dipeptidase has product MNIDAYHNNLAVVKDFGSPLLWQWFAKICAIPHPSYHEEALAKHIIDWAKGRGLVAWRDAVGNVIIKKNATKGMEGHEPIALQAHLDMVPQANADTKHDFTTDPIMLRLRPDDNAWLMATGTTLGADNGIGMASCLAVLEADDLVHPEIEVLLTMTEEAGMVGVFGLQAGELSAKMMINTDTEEIGEVYVGCAGGIDANIHLPVTVDEHGFDGGVALTIKGLKGGHSGLDIHKNRGNAIKIIARILADVLPKFEHCFAIAHLAGGTLRNAIPREATVHLLCDKSVGSELAEALQRAFDVIYGEIAKAEPKCTCVLESVNAKRSLSVADTTKVIHLLNTLPNGVVRYSDVAEDTVETSLSFGVVNLKDDGLYADLLVRSLVESGKEAICSVLASLAALVGASAEFTGSYVGWNPDQHSKITPLTNELYAQILGHEPAVKVIHAGLECGLIKQSYPKMDIVSIGPTIKNAHSPQEMVHIDSVNVYWQLLTTILANAPKR; this is encoded by the coding sequence CCCATCCAAGCTATCATGAAGAAGCGTTAGCAAAGCACATCATTGATTGGGCAAAGGGGCGAGGGTTGGTAGCTTGGCGTGATGCGGTAGGTAATGTAATTATCAAAAAAAATGCTACCAAAGGCATGGAGGGGCATGAGCCGATTGCCTTGCAAGCCCATCTTGACATGGTACCTCAGGCAAATGCTGATACCAAGCATGACTTTACCACTGACCCTATCATGCTCAGACTTCGCCCTGATGACAATGCGTGGCTGATGGCAACAGGCACAACTTTGGGGGCGGATAATGGTATTGGTATGGCAAGTTGTCTTGCGGTGCTAGAAGCAGATGATTTGGTACACCCTGAGATTGAAGTTCTGCTTACCATGACCGAAGAGGCTGGCATGGTTGGCGTCTTTGGACTACAAGCAGGCGAACTGTCTGCCAAGATGATGATTAATACCGACACTGAAGAGATAGGTGAGGTGTATGTTGGCTGTGCAGGCGGTATTGATGCCAATATTCATCTGCCTGTTACGGTTGATGAGCATGGTTTTGATGGCGGAGTTGCCTTGACCATCAAAGGGCTAAAAGGTGGGCATTCTGGACTGGACATTCATAAAAATCGTGGTAATGCAATTAAGATTATTGCACGCATCTTGGCTGATGTATTGCCTAAGTTTGAGCATTGTTTTGCCATTGCTCATCTGGCAGGTGGTACGCTAAGAAACGCCATTCCTAGAGAAGCGACGGTGCATCTGCTCTGTGATAAAAGCGTGGGTAGTGAGTTGGCAGAAGCGTTACAACGAGCTTTTGATGTCATCTATGGTGAGATTGCTAAGGCAGAGCCTAAGTGTACTTGTGTGCTTGAATCTGTGAATGCCAAGCGGTCTTTGAGTGTGGCAGATACCACCAAAGTCATTCATCTACTAAATACTTTGCCAAATGGTGTGGTGCGTTATTCTGATGTGGCAGAAGATACGGTTGAGACTTCTTTGTCTTTTGGTGTAGTAAATCTAAAAGATGATGGACTTTATGCTGATTTACTCGTTCGTTCACTGGTAGAATCTGGCAAAGAAGCAATCTGTTCGGTTTTGGCAAGTTTGGCTGCTTTGGTGGGGGCTTCAGCTGAGTTTACAGGCAGTTATGTGGGTTGGAATCCTGACCAACATTCTAAAATTACGCCGTTGACTAATGAATTGTACGCCCAGATTTTAGGGCATGAGCCTGCTGTTAAAGTGATTCACGCAGGGCTTGAATGTGGTCTGATTAAGCAAAGCTATCCTAAGATGGATATTGTCTCTATTGGACCTACCATTAAAAATGCCCACTCACCTCAAGAGATGGTGCATATAGACAGTGTGAATGTTTATTGGCAGTTACTGACAACAATTTTGGCAAATGCCCCAAAAAGATGA